From Demequina capsici:
GATCGAGGCGCTGATCGCGGCGGCGGCCGCTGTCGCGATGCTCGTCGCGGGGGTGATCGCGGAGCGCTGGTGCCGGATCGACGACGACGGCGATCAGCACGATGCCGGGCCTGGCGCGGGCGCGGGCGCGGCACCCGCCTGATCCTTGGGGCACATGGCGTGCCCGGCCTTTGGCAGACTGGACCCATGACCTGGTTCGAGCCCGACGGCGCCTCGTGGAACTACGTGGACAGGCGGCTCATCCCCGCTCGTCTGCTGAGCCTGCTGCTTCCCGCGCTGCTGCTCCTGCCTGTCGCTCTTGTGCCCGCCGTGCTCTTCGGCGGCGCCGTCTGGATCGCGGTCGCCATCGTCCTGGTGGCCCTCGCGTGGATCTCCTGGGTGGTGGTGCGGCAGGTGGGTGCGCATGCGTGGGCGGAGCGTGAGGATGACCTGCTGGTGAAGCGTGGCCGCATGTTCCGGCGGGTGACGGTGGTGCCGTACGGCCGCATGCAGTTCGTGGAGGTCGAGGCGGGGCCGCTCGCTCGAGCCTTCGGGATCGCCCGCGTCCAGCTCCACACTGCGTCGCCCGGCACCGACGCGTCGATCTCGGGCGTGCCGACGGACGAGGCGGCGCGGCTGAGGGATCGTCTCACCGCACGCGGCGAGGCGACCCTGGCGGGGCTGTGACCACCGCGATCCATGCCGCGCCACGCGAGTGGACGCGGCTCCACCCTGTCTCACCGTTCCTCGGCGCATGGTCGGTCTTCGGTGCGATCGGCGCGTACTGGTTCTTCCAGAACGCGCCGGAGTGGCTCGGCGGCGGGGGCGAGGAGTTCGGCGGCGGGTGGCATCCTGCGATCATCACGCTGGCCCTGCTGGGGCTCCTGATCGCGGCGCTCGTCGTCGCGGGCGGCTATGTGTCGTGGCGCATGACCACTTTCCGGATCACGGACGACTCCGTGGAGCTGCGCAAGGGCGTCCTGTACCGCCAGAGCAAGCAGGCGCGTCTGGATCGCCTGCAGGCGGTGGACGTGGTGCAGCCGCTGCTCGCGCGAGTGTTCGGCTTCGCGGCAGTGAAGGTGGAGGTCGCAGGCGGCGAGGGCTCGACTGTGGCGCTCGAGTACCTGCGTTTGGCAGATGCGGATGCCCTGCGCAACGAGATCCTTGCGCTGGCCGCAGGGGTGAAGGCGGTGCGCAAGGGTGACGCTGCCGCCGTGGCGACGGGTGCGTCGGCGCCGCCTCCGAGCCTCCGTGGCGTCATCCTGGGCGAGCCGCAGGGCGTGCCCGCGGTCGCCGCGGCTGCGGAGCGCGACGTGCTGGTGGTGCCGCTGGGACGCCTCCTCGGGTCGATCGCGCTGTCGGGCGCGTTCCTGTGGCTGGCGGCCATCCCGCTGATCGCCGTGGTCGTGGTGCTGGTGGTGAGCTCGGACGTGGAGCACATGCTGCTCGCCGTCATCGGCGGTTCGCTGGCGAGCGTGATCCCGGTGCTGTTCGGTGTGGTCGGCTTCACGTGGAGCCGCCTCGCCGCCGGCTTCGGGTTCGTGGCGGGGATCTCCGCGGATGGTGTGCGGCTGCGGCACGGGATGCTCGAGACGCGGCGTCAGACCGTCCCGCCCGGACGGGTGCAGGCGGTCGAGCTCCGTCAGCCGTTGCTCTGGCGGCGTCGCGACTGGTGGCGCATCTCGGTGAACGTGGCCGGCTACCAGGCCGACGAGGCCAACGTCTCCACGCTTCTGCCGGTGGGCACGAGGGCCGACGCGCTCGCGGCACTGTGGTTGGTGCTTCCGGACCTGGGCGACCCGGATCCTGAGGGCACCATCTCGTTGGCGATGTCCGGGACGGGGGCGGACGGGGGCTTCACCGCCTCGCCGCGCAGCGCCCGGTGGTTCGATCCGATGCAGTGGCGGCATCGTGGGGTGCGCGCCACCGACACCGCGCTGCTGATCCGCAGGGGCCTCCTGGTGCGCGAGCTGGTGGTGGTGCCGCACGAGCGGATCCAGTCGATGGGCCTCGCCCAGGGTCCGCTCCAGCGTGCCGCCGACGTCGCGACGGTGGTCGTCCACTCCACCCCTGGCCCGGTGAGCCCTGTCGCTCAGCACCTGGCGGTCGCGGACGCGTTCGCGCTGATCGAGCAGCAGGCGGTCAGGGCACGCGAGTCGCGTCGCAGGCAGACCCCGGAGCAGTGGCTGGCGACGGTCGTGCCAGCATTGGACGATGTGCTGGCGGGAGACGACGTGACGGTGGCGCCCGCGTCGGGGGGTCGCGATGAGTGAGCCGTCGCGGAGGCCCGGCCGGCTGGCCATCGGTGTGGTGGGTGCCGGGCGAGTCGGAGCGGTGCTGGGTGCGCTGCTGCGCGAGGCTGGCCACGAGGTGGTCGGCGCGTCGGGCGCGTCGGAGGCGTCGATCGACCGCATCGACACGCTCCTGCCCGGTGTGCCCAGGATGGATCCCGACCAGGTGGTGCGTGCGAGCGACCTGGTGCTCCTCACGGTGCCCGACGACGCGCTGCAGCCGCTGGTGGCAGGCCTGGCGACGCTCGGCGCGTGGCGCGAGGGGCAGCTGGTGGTGCATTGCGCGGGACGATTCGGCACGTCGGTCCTCGCGGAGGCGAGGAGGGCAGGCGCGATCCCGCTTGCCATCCATCCGGCGATGACGTTCACCGGCACGAGCATGGACCGCGCTCGGCTGCGTGACTCGGTGTTCGCGGTGACGGCGCCGGCCCCTGTGCTGCCCATCGCGCAGGCGCTGGTGGTGGAGATGGGCGCCGAGCCGATCGTGGTCGCGGAGGCCGACCGTCCCGCATATCACGCGGCGCTCGTGCATGGCGCGAACCACGTCGTGACCGCGGTGTCCCAGGCGAGCGCCGTCCTCGCGCGCCTGGGGATCGACGAGCCGGGGCGCGTGCTCGGACCGCTCACGCAGGCGTCCGTCGAGGGTGCCCTGCGTGACGCCCCCGGGTCGGTCGCGACCCTCACCGGTCCAGTCGTGCGCGGCGACTCAGGTACCGTGGCTGCGCATCTGGCGGCGCTCGTGGGCTCTCCTGAGACCCTTGCCGCCTACAAGGCGATGGCTCGCGCGACGGCGGATCTCGCCTTCGCCGGCGGGAGGCTTGGCGCCGACGGCTATGCGGCCGTGATCGCGGCGCTCGGACTCGCCCCCGAGGACCTTGAAGGCCCCCCGCGCGGGGGCACCGACCTGGAGGACCGATGAGGATCGTCACCACGCTCGCGGAGCTGAGGGAGCTCGAGCCGCCCCGCCGCGGCGACGCGCCCGGGCGACGTGCGGTCGTCATGACCATGGGCGCGCTTCATGCCGGTCACCTGGCGCTCGTGCGCACGGCGCGTGTGTCGGCGGATCAGGTGGTCGTGTCGGTCTTCGTGAACCCGTTGCAGTTCAACGACGCGGGGGACCTCGCGAGCTATCCGCGCACGCTCGAGGCCGACGCGGCGCTGCTCGAGTCCGCCGGGGTGGACGTGCTGTTCGCGCCCGAGGCCTCGGCCATGTATCCCCACGGGGATCCGACCGTCACCGTCAGCGCAGGCGCGATCGGCGAGGTGCTCGAAGGTGCGCATCGACCAGGGCACTTCGACGGCGTGCTCACGGTGGTGCTCAAGCTGATGCACCTGGTGAGGCCCGACGTCGCGTTCTTCGGCCAGAAGGACGCGCAGCAGCTCATCGCGATCCGTGCGATGGTGCGCGATCTGGATCTGCCGGTGCAGATCCAGGCGGTGCCGACCGTGCGCGACACGGATGGGCTGGCGCTCAGCTCGCGCAACGTGCACCTGAGCTCCGAGGAGCGGGAGCGGGCCCTGTCCCTGTCGCGCGCTCTCAACGCGGCGCGGCAGGCGGCTGAGGCGGGAGCCTCCGTCGTCGACACGCTGGCGGCAGGTCGCGCGGTGCTCGCCCACGCGGCCGACGTCGTCGTCGACTACCTGGCCGCGCTTGACCCGTCGGACTCGCATCCCGTCGCGGGCGACCACCGGGGAGACGTCGTCATCGC
This genomic window contains:
- a CDS encoding PH domain-containing protein; amino-acid sequence: MTWFEPDGASWNYVDRRLIPARLLSLLLPALLLLPVALVPAVLFGGAVWIAVAIVLVALAWISWVVVRQVGAHAWAEREDDLLVKRGRMFRRVTVVPYGRMQFVEVEAGPLARAFGIARVQLHTASPGTDASISGVPTDEAARLRDRLTARGEATLAGL
- a CDS encoding Rossmann-like and DUF2520 domain-containing protein, with the translated sequence MSEPSRRPGRLAIGVVGAGRVGAVLGALLREAGHEVVGASGASEASIDRIDTLLPGVPRMDPDQVVRASDLVLLTVPDDALQPLVAGLATLGAWREGQLVVHCAGRFGTSVLAEARRAGAIPLAIHPAMTFTGTSMDRARLRDSVFAVTAPAPVLPIAQALVVEMGAEPIVVAEADRPAYHAALVHGANHVVTAVSQASAVLARLGIDEPGRVLGPLTQASVEGALRDAPGSVATLTGPVVRGDSGTVAAHLAALVGSPETLAAYKAMARATADLAFAGGRLGADGYAAVIAALGLAPEDLEGPPRGGTDLEDR
- the panC gene encoding pantoate--beta-alanine ligase, which codes for MRIVTTLAELRELEPPRRGDAPGRRAVVMTMGALHAGHLALVRTARVSADQVVVSVFVNPLQFNDAGDLASYPRTLEADAALLESAGVDVLFAPEASAMYPHGDPTVTVSAGAIGEVLEGAHRPGHFDGVLTVVLKLMHLVRPDVAFFGQKDAQQLIAIRAMVRDLDLPVQIQAVPTVRDTDGLALSSRNVHLSSEERERALSLSRALNAARQAAEAGASVVDTLAAGRAVLAHAADVVVDYLAALDPSDSHPVAGDHRGDVVIAVAATVGATRLIDNVVTRIR
- a CDS encoding PH domain-containing protein, translating into MTTAIHAAPREWTRLHPVSPFLGAWSVFGAIGAYWFFQNAPEWLGGGGEEFGGGWHPAIITLALLGLLIAALVVAGGYVSWRMTTFRITDDSVELRKGVLYRQSKQARLDRLQAVDVVQPLLARVFGFAAVKVEVAGGEGSTVALEYLRLADADALRNEILALAAGVKAVRKGDAAAVATGASAPPPSLRGVILGEPQGVPAVAAAAERDVLVVPLGRLLGSIALSGAFLWLAAIPLIAVVVVLVVSSDVEHMLLAVIGGSLASVIPVLFGVVGFTWSRLAAGFGFVAGISADGVRLRHGMLETRRQTVPPGRVQAVELRQPLLWRRRDWWRISVNVAGYQADEANVSTLLPVGTRADALAALWLVLPDLGDPDPEGTISLAMSGTGADGGFTASPRSARWFDPMQWRHRGVRATDTALLIRRGLLVRELVVVPHERIQSMGLAQGPLQRAADVATVVVHSTPGPVSPVAQHLAVADAFALIEQQAVRARESRRRQTPEQWLATVVPALDDVLAGDDVTVAPASGGRDE